The genomic window cttctctgtacagttaccaatcaaattagtagataataaatttaatttaagaataaatgattcaatcattaaactctaaaaaaaaatttggatgtgtaacctgatatgtcggatctttgtaatgccggcatatgacagtccaatcatccatagtgatgctatcataggGCCGCTACCGTGctacctcctccccatgatcctgcatcatatggtaccaatgttGATGGATGTAgtggcgataatccttgaaatacaaagataaatgagcatccatggCTCGCCACACACAATCctcttcaaaatcaataataaaacatcctgtcaataataaatattagaagaataccatactaattaaatattcacagtataatttattttacctataagtggatgtaaaaaatctctctctgagtcagtacaacgtgacgccaatcgaaaaatATCATGGGGacatagctgcagcatatgatgcccaactcggtctgccacggctcgcaccatctcctaatggattTGGTGTAGTCGGGTGGTATCTCGATGTGGAGATGCTATCCTGGATGCTCGCGTCTCCAACATTCTAGagcgagattcttcgatggacctcatcctCGTCTCACTATCGGTGGAGACtaacctgaaacaataataaataaatcattaatatgatagctattcaaataaaaaaaattaaattttattatataaataaaataataataccactcgaatcTTCCTCATTCGAACCCGTCTCACTGGGACTTACTAGTATAGGACCCTCTGATGACGGAACTGGTGCGGCAGTAGAAATTGATGAAGGTATCTCGACCTCCGAGGTAGACAGCGAATGCGAATGTTGTCATCTGTCTCCTAGTGCCATATctgtaatttttgatatataaatgaatataatattaaataataataatgataactataagtagttgagcatgcaataaatataaaataaatttatgcaataaatataaaataaactataagcagttgagcatgcaaaataatattaaccgtaaaataataacacgaaacctaaTCCCGAAGActcgatggttttttatttttttctaaaatattttttacctaaattttattttataattttttatttttttaaaatattttttatctaaaaatattttttttaaataatttttttcctaaatGAGCTTCAGACTCGGCCTCTCATGGCCCCTACTCCCACGATGCCGGTGCTGTCACTCACCCCGTGCCGTCCGGACTCGGCCCCCACGACCCCCGCTCCTACAACACTGGCATCGGTGCCATCACACACCCTGTGCCGCCCGAACTCGACCTCCCACGGCCCTCGCTCCCACGGTGCCGGCACTGACAGATCCTGCACCGTCCGGATCaaatctcgatctggatcccaatccgaatcgagatctcgatccgaatcccgacctcgatccaattcagatcatgattcagattttatttttattaattaaataataaaatatttcattaatattttattttttttattttttttttcttttttttccctcttctttctctttccttcctccctccccaccatcacccacccctccccggcTGACCCCCTCCCTGTTTCATCGCGGCCttcggccgccccctccccgacaTAGTCTCCCCTGGCCAACCCCCTCCCCAGCCCAATGGCACCGACGGCCGCCCACAGGCCCCTCCCTACCCCTGTCTCGCCCCTGACCGCACATAGACCCCATCCCGCCCCTATTTCGCCCCGACCGTCAGCCGCCCCCTCCTCGGCCCCGTCTCCGGCCCCCAACCCCCTCCCCGACCTCGTGGCATCGCCGGTCGGGTCTCCACCCCCCGATCCCCTCCCTGGCCCCGTGGCACCGCCGGCCAGCCCCCTCCCCTCCCCGCGCCCATCTTGCCCCCGGTCGCCCCCTAACCACCTCCCCACCAGCCGACCCCCTCTCCGGCCTCATGGCACCGTCGGCCCCCCCTCTGCAACCCCCTCCGGCCCCCGATGGCCccatcaacacaaaaaaaaaagagttcgaAGAACTTTACCTCCGACGGATGGCGACAGCAACTGCAATGGTGGTGCGGATGACGGACAGTGGTGGCGACGGGCTTGCCGacgggaagagaggggggagagcatggagagggagagggagtggggagagggagagaggagaggggagatgggagagttcagggagagcacagagagggagagaggagagggagaggagagaggggaggggggagTGAGTTTGGCATGATGGGATGTTgagttgatgaaaattattagcgacgaaaattttcatcgctaatacaattattagcaataaaaatttttttcatcgtcaataattttcatcaaaaaaaaattcttgcaaaaaaaaattcctccaaaaaaaattatttacaatgaaaatatattttttatcgttaataattttcatcaaaaaacaaAATCCccactcaaaatttttttctctaaaaattattagcgatggaattttcatcgttaataactttattagcaacaaaaaaaattatattcgtcGCCAATATTTCTTGCCAAAAAATAttcacaataaaaattaaaaaaatttattggtgatgaaaaatattttcatcgttaataagtttattagcaacgaaaattttattttcatcgctaataattcaaaaaaaaagttttcatctaaaataattttttctcttaaaaaaatcatcaaaaaaattattgacgatgaaagatttcatcattaataatcttattagcaatgtaaatttaaattttattataaataatttttataaaaaaaatattttctcactaAAAGTACCTTCTCATGTATATTCATGAATTTTAGCAGTCTTGGGATATGGTCATGCCAATCAAGATTTATGATGATTGTAGATCTGTGCAGAAGAATGAGATGAATATGAGACAACAatgatatggatcaatttgattCTCCTTGATCACAAAAATAAGGCAAGTTCTCTGATATTCTActccaatcaaatataatttataattaaaaaatttaactaattagatttatttttttgatggcaacactgtcatgagttgatcgaaagatttgaataaacatccgaactcaaatttaatctgtgAACAGCTAAGACCCTTGAGATTCGACGTAAAAGGAGAATCTTTTGGTGATCTATTGGTCTTAGTTTCTATATAGAGTCTTATCTTTTTGATAGAGGATCGACATCAATTGGTGGTTTCAGAGATCAGACTGCTGTGGTGCATCATCTGCCACAGATTAAAGACAGCATTTAAGAAGTTATATTTTTCTCTTAAAGATATTATAGGATTTTGTTATCGCAAGAGATTATTGACCAAACTTTTTTTGGATGGtttagaaataaataatataatttaatttatcaaataattaataaaattttattctttatatagTCAGATGTTAacattttttctgaatcaaaTTTTTTGCGTTTAATTTTTTGAGGTGGTTTGCTCTTAGATCTTAAAGATGATTGATTCGGTTgtagatgaaaaattttattgcatCATCTAACAAAGTCTGGATACTAAAAAAATGATTCTTTTTCAATGTcagaagttatttttttaaagttctgattttttaattattagcaacgaaattatttcatcgtaaataatgaagtatttatgatgaaaatcatttttcatcataaataatcaattatttatgatgaaaaattaattttcatcgcaaacactatgttatttacgacataaaattttcatcataaatactctataatttttatatttttttatttttttaaaaaatattgatgatgaaaatatttttatcataaataattaaatatttacgatggaagaataattttttgttgctcataatctataaatttttaatttttaaatttttttatttttttaaatattaacgataaaaatttttcatcataaataattgagtatttatgataaaaaaaatttttatcgtaaatacttaattatttttgatgtaatatttttatcgtaaataatctataatttttaaacttttaaaattttttatttaattcaaatattagcgatgaaaattttttatcgtaagtaactgatatttgcgatgaaaaactcatttcatcataaattctaaattatttatgatgtaatatttttatcataaataatctataatttttaaattttttaaattttttattttttttaaatattagcgacaaaaaattttCGTCGTAACTAATGGAGTATTTGCGACGGAAAgatcttttcatcgtaaatatctaattatttttggtataatattttcatcacaaataatctataattttttaatttttaattttttttatttttttcaaatattagcgatgaaaatatttcatcgtaaataaccggtatttatgataaaaaattagttttattgtaaatattaaattatttatgacataatattttcatcacaaataatctataatttttaaatttttaaaattttttattttttttaaaatattagcgacaaaaatttttcatcataactaatagagtatttatgatggaaagatcttttcattgcaaatactcaattatttttgacgttatatttttatcacaaattatctgtaatttttaaatttttaaatttttttatttttttcaaatatttacgataaaaatttttcgtcaTAACTAATAGAGTATTTGTGATAGAaagattttttatcgtaaataatcaattatttatgatatagtattttcatcactaataatctataatttttaaattttttaaatttttatttttttaaatatttgagacgaaaatttttcatcataaataattaagtatttacgataaaaagagctttccatcacaaatactcgattatttatgacgaaaaatttttattgtaaataatttataatttttttaatttttaattttttttatttttttcaaatattggcgACGAAATTGTTATTTTCTGtcgtaaatacttaaattatttatgatgaaaatatttttatcatgaatatttaaaaatttaaaattaaaataaatattttattatttacgatgaaattctttttccgtcgctaatataaaagtattgatgatgaaaaattattttcgtcaTAAAcattttattattagcgatgaattttcgttttcgtcgtaaatatttattatttacgatgaaaattttttcatcattaataatttcaccataaaatttttttttttttttaagtggaaGGAGCCTAGCAATACCATAACTCCCACCTCCTCCTTTCCTTAATTAAAACAGGATCGGGATGAAGCACATTTGTACTCCCAACAAGTACTATATGCTATGAAGCACATAACTTCATAGTCTAGCTTCATTCCTTGAAAGCTTCTATGACCTATACAATCCGCATTCCCGTTGAGGCATTTTGCAGTATGCTCATCACAATTTGACAGTCACTTTCCGCTATTATTATCAACCGGAAAAACTAGCCATTCTTAAGGTTTCCATGATGGCCAAAACCTGTGTCTCCAATGGAGTACCACCTTGCAAGTGACAGACTCAAATTTGCATAGACAAGCCTTTccttcaataaaataaaaataaaaaagaaaaggaaaaaggatgcATATATGCTAGCCGATTGAGTCCAGGTATAATCCATTGCAGCTCCCGCAATTACTCGGAGCGAAAAAAAGTCCTCAGTGTTGATCTCACAACAACTAGAAGGTTCCCATTTTACTGATTGTTCTCTTTTGCAATTCGGTATATATGGGATCACATTTTGCAAAACCATGTACCTTTTTCTCGCATAAAGGAGAGTTTATGCAAACCTCAATTGCCTTTGTGCCCTTAAGACTACTCACTTACTGATAAACTCAAACGTATTGGacaaaatattgagtatagatTTGGTCCTGATCCAGGTTAGATAGGGTACATGAAAATTAAGCTTATACTATACatacatgtgtatatatgtgGGTGATTGAATTGGGCTGGTTTCGGTTAGATAAATATTTAGTAGACCAAGGTCTAGATCGGAAAAATTATGTACGTGTATTCTTGGACATACTCAACCCAATAATGCACAGTTTGGATTCAATTTAGGATGGAAACAGATCTCCAGGTTTTAACCCCATCCTATATTACAAAAATTCATGGTAGATAtcctttatttttctcttcatttttggtaCGTAccccctaaaattttttttttttgggtacaaagtAGGAGTAATAGACTAGCACAAAATACCTAGATTATAATTATAGTTTGAAAATTGAGCATATAGCAGATCTTTTTTGACGGAGGAACCGACAGCAAATCACATAATTGCAACAGGCCAGTCAAACATATTTGTACTGATTCCTCGTAGTCCAAGTGGAATGCACATTTCAACGCGCGTCTACGTAAGACAACTACACTAGGACACAGAATTTCTTTGTAATTCGCAGTACATGCACTTTCAtttcaaaaaatgaaaataaataactcaGGTATAGTTATAGGTCAGTTGCTGGTattcccaaaaaaaataaaaaataaaaaactcagACATAATTGTGTTGCAATAGAAATATGGTTAAAAATCCACAGCTATAGATTTAATTAATAGTTAATGAAGAGAGATCATTACTAGGCTAACCGAACATTGCTTGCAGTTGCCGGCTATATATATAGAAATAATAATTTTGTAGCAGCTGGTTCCGTTAATTCTCCACTAAAATCCACGGTGCACAAGGAATCGTTTTTGACTCATGGGAAATAAAAACGGAGAAGTAGTTGAAAGGGCcaatcttttctttagaactttttctccatGGAACCCTGTTTTGGACCAGCAACATGGGAGCTCTCTCGTTTCCGGGCCAAGGAGGTTGGTGATGGATCTAACAAGTCACAGTAGGCAtgcgttttttgtttttttaccaAGGGGGACCAATACCTACTCACAGAGCCTCGCAACTTTTTGAACGGAGGTGGCAACTTTTTACATTAACGTCCAGAAACAACGCCCGCCGACTTGAAAAGATGGGAATTAGCACCTTGGTCGAGCTTGCTTTAGTGGATGAGTCCTCGATATGCTCAAATGCAACTTAAGGGTTAATACCTTCACCAGACAGTGCGTCCAGAATTACCTATACTTGACCATAACAACCATCACACTAAAGAATCTAATAAAACTTGGCAGTATTTAGAGGTTCCCATCACGGCTAAAATACCATCAATTATAGTAATCTGGTACAGATGTTTTTGGTCAAGTTGGTGGGTTGGTTGTAAAAGATTTTATCTACGTACGATGAATAGAGTCACTCTTATTAAGTCAATATTATCTGCGCTTCCTATTTATTTGATGATAAATTTTGTTATCTCCAAGAGTATACTCATAAAACTAGAGGGCATTATCAGgaatttcttatagagctcatcTAATACATCAAAGAGGGTGTATTTGATGTCATGAAACCAAATATATCAGCCCATCTAGATGGAGGTTTGGGGATTCATTTGTTGGTTGCTAGGTATGACGTTGTCATGGCAAAACATGCTGCAAGATTTCTAGTATCCCATGGTGACCTCTAGAGTTCATTTATGAGGGCGAAATATGAATCATTATGTCTATCCCAGTTGTCCTCCTAGTGCTTCTCCAATATGCAGGAGGATTTGCTCGTGTGCTTCATTAATAtactttaatttcaaatggtgtATTGGTGATGCAGTATCTATTAATGTGATTTATGATCCACCTCTCTTGCACGCTAGTCTCTTTATTTGAATTGGGATCTATTTGTGGCCGTCGAAAGAAATGGAATCAACACTtagtttattaatttttttgctaAGGAGTTAgccgataaaatttttttctatatattcTGATATCGAGCGACGACAGTATAGATAGGTTTTAGTGGGGGGGGGGAGTGGGTAGAGGAGACGAGAAGGAGGGGGGTGGTTTATATTCGGGTCTTACAATTAAGgtatcatatttatatatataagtttttttttatctGGACCTTCGCCAAAATATGGTATCCACGGGGTATGGAGATTGGGTGTCCATCTTAGAGCTACTCTATTCATGTAAAAATTTGCTTGGCATTGGCTTCCCAGTGGAGGTACTTTAAATTAATTAGTACGGTCTTCACATTTCAATATAGTGTGACTTATATCTAGATATCGAGGAATCTATTCTTCATGTCATATTACAATGCAAAATGGCATATTGGATATTGAGGCAAGCCCCAATCTAGGACTCGTATACTTTCCATGATTTTTTTTAGGTTATTAACGACATATCTTTTaggtaagagagaaatgaggCAGCATTGATATAATATAGTGCATTATGATATTAGGCTAGCTAGGAATGACCTTATTTTCCAAGGTTTGAGATGGAGTGCTAGTAGGTTAATTCTCCTTATGATATCAGAAAGATCTCCAGTAATAGAAGAAATTTGAAGTTCTTTCGATGCAACTTATGCAATTCCTCATATGATATATTTCTTTTGAGAGCTACCTCTCCTTTTACAAAGTTAACTTAGATGATGGTATTTGAAAAAATACTGCTTTTCGTGGAGTATGTTTTGTTAGAAGTGCTAGTGATGCTCTAGTTGCTGCTGGTGGCATTAGAATCATTTATACAATAGTTTCAATGATCAGATTGCGTGCTGCTCGGAAGGGACTGAAGTGATATATTTTAGATACTTCGAGAGCCTTTCACATCTACTTAGAAGGAGATTCCTTGATAGCTTTAAAGTGGCTTTCGGACTCATCATTTATAGATACTCAATTCAACCTTCTTGTCAGAATTATTGGTGATTAGTATTTTACTTGATTTTTTTGAGGCAATACATATTTATAAGAAAGCTAAAAATATAGATGATTAGATAGCTACTTATGTCCATTCAGAGACTATATTATAAGATTCATCTAtggaaactttttttttattttttaaatattttatatcctAATTCTTATGGATAAGTATGATATAGCaaatcgagagaaaaaaaaaaaaaaaaggtataggTAGAGCTAGTGAATCAAATGGCGACATTttgtttttaacaaaaaaaaaaaaaaaaaaaaaatggcgacATTTTGCAAAGATAAGCCACTAGCCAATGGCTAAAATCTTACTGAATTCCCTCGTTTCGCACCAAAAACCTTGCTCTGGCCGCGCCAATCAAGTGAGGCCACTAGAATGCCTTGAGAGTCGTGCATGAAACTCTATAAATTCCCGTGCTATCTTCCACTGTAACCCACAACTCGTTCCTAACAACCCTCCATTAGCAATGATGGCTCGTACCAAGCTAGTTGCTTTTGCCTTCGTAGTTTTGCTAAGCATTGGCCTCTCCGAGGCAGGCCAGTTCTTGACGTCTGGTGGTGGTGGCGGAGGTGGCGGTGAAGGTCGGGGTGGTGGCTCTGGGAATGGTTCTGGCTCCGGCTATGGTTTCGGCTCGGGTTATGGTGAAGGAGGTGGATCTGAGGTTAGTGGTGTAGGCCATGGAAGTGGCGGAGGTGGCGGCTCCGACGGCGGGAGTGAAAATGGAAGCGGGTCCGGGTATGGATCCGGAAGCGggtctggatacggtgagggaggAGGTGCCCAGGGCGGAGGGTATGgaagcggcggcggcggcggcggcggttcGGGCTCTGGGTCAGGCTCGGGATCAGGATATGGATCTGGTTATGGGAGTGGTGAGGGACACGGTCAACCTTAAATCCTATACACCTATGATTGCGTGAAGCCCTTTCCGTATCTTTGATGTTTCTGCGCCCCTTTTCCGTTTCTCTATCATTTTCTATTTTCCCTTTCAAGGATGTGCCTGTTAGTTTGGTTGTAATGAATAATTAACTGGTGCTAAGCTCCCGCCTGTACTACTTAATAAATAAAGGAAAGGCTTCTGTTCGTTATTAAACATGCAGTGACTCTCTTGGAAATCATAGTTATTTGTGATTTGACTGCCTGATTAattcatcagaaaaaaatatttagaaactttagatttttataaaaactttataaataattttatattttataaatcaaaATTGCTTATACAATATCTCAAGTTCCAAATAATTTACATATCATAATatacaaaataataaataataactatatatatatatatatatatatgtgtgtgtgtgtgtgtgtgtgtgtgtgtgtgtgtgtgtgaagctAGCAAGTAATGAAGGTATGCATACCATATTCCAAAATATATGAAATTTGGATTTATAATCTTAACTATTTCTAATTGAAGCATAAATATTAAATAGTTATTAATTATTTCTATAAggcatattatattaatattaattaaataaatatccaATTATCACATCTCAAACTATATATACTTCTAGTTAAATGAGAGAGAAAAAAGTTAGATGGGCAAATGAAAATTGGAGTTGCCAACCATAGCAGGAGAAAGTACCAGAGGGAAGAGTGGTGGGAGGGGGAAGAAAGAGAGGTACAAGCGAAAAATGTGTTTGCCcacgtgaagagagagagagagagagaggatgagaaGAGAGACAAGCCTTTGTGGCTGACCATGACAGCAAAGGCTGAGaaggagggggaagagaaggagagagacattggttgagggagagagggaggaagagggaGCATGAAAGATAGAGGGAGGAAGAGGGAGAAATAGGAGAGGGTGTTGCCGGAGAGGTCATCAGTCTCCATCCGCATTAGAGAGAGCATCAAGacccatggaaaaaaaaaattcattgttaTTTTTATTAAACCTGAAAGAGACCATAATATCCCGATCTTAATACAGATTTAATTCAAAACTAGGACTTGGTTACCAgtttttggcaaaaaaaaaaaaaaaaaaaggcaagatCAGCAGTTTTTATATAGTTCAACCTCATTTTTGTAAAGAAAAACAAACCTACTAGACTTTGGTTCATCAATTTTCTGATCGAATCAGCTAGTCCGGTCCAAATTTAATGAACCACAAATGATACAATAGATTTTcttcaattagaattattttttgttttctatattcctttggaaatgagtcCGATAATTGGTTA from Elaeis guineensis isolate ETL-2024a chromosome 4, EG11, whole genome shotgun sequence includes these protein-coding regions:
- the LOC140856922 gene encoding uncharacterized protein; its protein translation is MARTKLVAFAFVVLLSIGLSEAGQFLTSGGGGGGGGEGRGGGSGNGSGSGYGFGSGYGEGGGSEVSGVGHGSGGGGGSDGGSENGSGSGYGSGSGSGYGEGGGAQGGGYGSGGGGGGGSGSGSGSGSGYGSGYGSGEGHGQP